The DNA region CGCCGTATAGCGACCGTCCTCATGGGTGAAGAACGCGGTCATGATGCCTCCCCGGCCTGGTGATGATCTTCCAAATTAGAACACGTGTCAGAAACGTGAGGGAAGGCGCACGTCCCGATCACCGGACAGTGTGGCGATCAGTTCACCCAGGGCGGGTTCACCACGGTGCCGTCGAGCAGTTCACCGGTGAAGCCGACCGGGGCGCTGACCAGCACCTCGGCGGGCCGGTCGGCCGGATTGGCCAGGCGGATGACCGATTTCGCCGGAGCCACCGCCGCATCGCCGGCGGCCAGGTCCGAGGACTCGCCCTCGATGGTGATCGTGATCGAACCGGCGAGCACCACGAACGCCTCCTCGCGGTGGACGCGGTGCTCGACACCCAGAACGCGGGGGCCGATCTCGAGCCGCCAGACGCACAGCTCGCTGCTGCCGGCGCCGGGGCGGATCAAAGGGGTGAAACGGGAACCGTGCATCTCGTGGGGCTGGATATCGGCGGCGTGGACGACAGGCATTGCGCTCTCCTTTTGGTCAAGCAGATTGACTATATAGTCAAGCTTGTTGACTTTTCTGTCAAGTGCCAAGATTCCAGACATGCCAGGACACGCACAGGACCTGCCGCTGCTACTGCTCGCGGCCGCCGCCGAGGTGACCGACGCCGTCCACAACGGGTGCGTGGCAGCCGGGTTCACCGACATCCGGCCCACCCACGGCTTCGCCTTCGTGCGCATGGCGCCCCACGGCGCGACGGCCGGGGAGATCGCCGAACACCTGGGCGTGACCAAACAAGCGGCCAGCCAACTGGTCGACGAGCTCGTCAAAAAGGGCTACGCGC from Nocardia tengchongensis includes:
- a CDS encoding MarR family winged helix-turn-helix transcriptional regulator, producing MPGHAQDLPLLLLAAAAEVTDAVHNGCVAAGFTDIRPTHGFAFVRMAPHGATAGEIAEHLGVTKQAASQLVDELVKKGYAQRNPHPTDARAKLVTLTERGWACTRAADAALARFTEQWAARLGTPATVQLRNALAHVVTPGRVRPSGW
- a CDS encoding cupin domain-containing protein; the encoded protein is MPVVHAADIQPHEMHGSRFTPLIRPGAGSSELCVWRLEIGPRVLGVEHRVHREEAFVVLAGSITITIEGESSDLAAGDAAVAPAKSVIRLANPADRPAEVLVSAPVGFTGELLDGTVVNPPWVN